The following proteins are encoded in a genomic region of Desulfobacterales bacterium:
- a CDS encoding class I SAM-dependent DNA methyltransferase: MNDTASIVSKVWSFCHTLRDDGVSYGDYLEQLTYLLFLKMADEYGKIYKKDVGIPSEYTWDSLKNRKGADLESHYIKLLRALGQQKGMIGQIFVKSQNQIQDPAKLFKIIHMIDAENWVMMGADVKGDIYEGLLEKNAEDVKSGAGQYFTPRALIRAMVECIRPEPSKTIADPACGTGGFFLAAYDFLISHSNLDKGQKFFLKNQTFYGNEIVANARRLALMNMFLHNIGEITGESAISPNDSLIADTGDRYDYVLTNPPFGKKSSITITNGEGKQEKEDLRYNRQDFWATTSNKQLNFVQHVRTMLKTTGQAAVVVPDNVLFEGGAGETVRQKLLQNTDLHTILRLPTGIFYAQGVKANVIFFENKPAAKHPWTKEIWFYDFRTNIHFTKKKNQMTYDELKDFIACYNPQNRHTRSETWAEDNPDGRWRKFSYDEIIARDKTSLDIFWIRDKSLADLDNLPDPDVLAEEIIENLEAGVESFKQIMESLNGR, encoded by the coding sequence ATGAACGACACTGCAAGCATTGTTTCAAAAGTCTGGAGTTTCTGCCATACCCTGCGGGATGACGGCGTCAGTTACGGCGATTACCTGGAGCAGCTCACCTACCTGCTGTTTCTCAAGATGGCCGATGAATACGGTAAAATTTATAAAAAGGACGTCGGCATTCCGTCTGAATATACGTGGGACAGTCTGAAAAACAGAAAGGGAGCGGATCTTGAATCCCATTACATCAAGCTGCTCAGGGCGCTGGGACAGCAGAAAGGGATGATCGGCCAGATTTTCGTTAAATCCCAGAACCAGATCCAGGACCCGGCCAAGCTTTTTAAGATCATCCACATGATCGATGCGGAAAACTGGGTCATGATGGGCGCGGACGTCAAGGGGGATATCTACGAGGGCCTGCTTGAAAAAAACGCCGAAGACGTGAAAAGCGGCGCCGGTCAGTATTTTACGCCGCGAGCGCTGATCCGGGCCATGGTGGAATGCATCCGGCCCGAACCCAGTAAAACCATTGCCGATCCGGCCTGCGGCACCGGCGGTTTTTTCCTGGCGGCCTATGACTTTTTAATCAGTCATTCCAACCTGGACAAGGGCCAGAAATTCTTTTTGAAGAATCAAACCTTTTACGGCAACGAAATCGTGGCCAATGCCCGCCGCCTGGCCTTGATGAACATGTTTCTGCACAATATCGGCGAAATTACCGGTGAATCCGCCATTTCACCCAATGATTCCCTGATAGCCGATACCGGCGACCGGTACGACTATGTCCTGACCAATCCACCCTTCGGCAAGAAAAGCAGCATCACGATCACCAACGGCGAGGGCAAACAGGAAAAGGAGGATCTGCGATACAACCGGCAGGATTTCTGGGCCACCACTTCCAACAAGCAGCTCAATTTTGTCCAGCATGTCCGCACCATGCTCAAAACCACCGGGCAAGCGGCCGTGGTCGTTCCGGACAATGTGCTGTTTGAAGGGGGCGCCGGTGAAACGGTTCGACAAAAGCTTCTTCAAAATACCGATCTTCACACCATTCTCAGGCTGCCCACCGGCATATTTTACGCCCAGGGGGTCAAGGCCAATGTGATCTTTTTCGAAAACAAACCTGCCGCCAAGCACCCCTGGACCAAGGAGATCTGGTTTTATGACTTCAGGACAAACATTCATTTTACCAAAAAGAAAAACCAGATGACCTATGACGAACTGAAGGATTTCATCGCCTGCTACAACCCGCAAAACAGGCACACGCGCAGCGAAACCTGGGCGGAAGACAACCCCGACGGCAGGTGGCGCAAATTTTCCTATGATGAGATCATTGCCCGCGACAAGACCAGCCTGGACATCTTCTGGATCAGAGACAAAAGCCTGGCCGATCTCGATAACCTCCCCGACCCGGACGTGCTGGCTGAAGAAATCATTGAAAACCTTGAGGCCGGTGTTGAGAGTTTCAAGCAAATCATGGAGTCGCTCAATGGACGATAA
- a CDS encoding type I restriction endonuclease — MNRTPEQKARDNIDKMLERSGWAVVDKNAINWSLGPGLAVREYQTDAGPADYVLFVDREPIGVIEAKKEAEGHRLSVNEQQAEFYAQSKLKWFADNRSLPFVYESTGILTRYTDLRDPKPRARPVFSFHHPKTL, encoded by the coding sequence ATGAACAGAACCCCCGAACAAAAAGCAAGAGACAACATCGACAAAATGCTTGAACGGTCGGGCTGGGCAGTCGTTGACAAGAATGCAATCAACTGGAGCCTCGGTCCGGGGTTAGCGGTTCGGGAATATCAGACCGATGCAGGTCCCGCCGATTACGTCCTGTTTGTGGATCGTGAACCCATCGGTGTGATTGAAGCCAAAAAAGAAGCGGAAGGCCACCGCCTGAGCGTTAATGAACAGCAGGCTGAGTTTTATGCCCAGAGCAAATTGAAATGGTTTGCAGACAACCGGTCCCTACCCTTTGTTTATGAAAGCACCGGCATATTGACACGTTATACCGATCTGCGGGACCCCAAACCCCGCGCAAGGCCGGTCTTTTCATTTCACCACCCCAAAACATTATAA
- the dapB gene encoding dihydrodipicolinate reductase, whose protein sequence is MPSIKVMVNGIPGNVAQVVAGHVLNDKRFQLVAHSLTGPEITADEQAVAETTVGLIRPDARDEAIESIKASEGNFISVDFTHPSAVFANAEFYCRHGLPFVMGTTGGDYNRLEKLVVASTVSAVIAPNMAKQIVGFQAMMEYAATNFAGLFEGYTLQIRESHQQGKADTSGTAKAMVRYFNALGTPFSEDRIIKERDPKTQQEQWGIPQEYIGGHAWHTYTLDSLDKTVRFQFSHNVNGREIYAFGTLDAVAFLYQKLSADSRGKVYSMIDVLKKSD, encoded by the coding sequence ATGCCCTCAATTAAAGTGATGGTAAACGGGATCCCCGGTAATGTGGCCCAGGTAGTAGCCGGCCATGTCCTCAACGATAAAAGGTTTCAACTGGTGGCCCATTCGCTCACCGGTCCTGAAATAACCGCCGACGAACAGGCTGTCGCTGAAACCACCGTCGGCCTGATCCGGCCGGACGCCCGTGATGAAGCAATCGAGTCGATTAAAGCATCGGAAGGCAATTTCATTTCAGTGGATTTCACGCATCCGTCCGCTGTTTTCGCCAACGCCGAGTTTTACTGCCGCCACGGGCTCCCCTTTGTAATGGGCACCACCGGGGGGGATTACAACCGTCTCGAAAAACTTGTTGTTGCGTCAACCGTTTCCGCTGTCATCGCACCCAATATGGCCAAGCAGATTGTCGGGTTTCAGGCCATGATGGAATATGCCGCCACCAACTTTGCGGGGCTCTTTGAAGGATATACGCTCCAAATCCGGGAAAGCCACCAACAGGGAAAGGCCGACACCAGCGGCACCGCCAAAGCGATGGTGCGGTATTTCAACGCCCTGGGCACGCCTTTTTCCGAAGACCGCATCATTAAGGAACGCGACCCAAAAACCCAGCAAGAACAATGGGGAATCCCGCAGGAATATATCGGCGGCCACGCCTGGCACACCTATACCCTCGACTCGCTGGATAAAACCGTCCGCTTTCAGTTCAGCCACAATGTCAACGGCCGGGAGATTTATGCTTTTGGTACCCTGGATGCGGTGGCCTTTCTGTATCAAAAGTTATCGGCGGACAGCCGGGGGAAAGTTTATAGCATGATCGATGTGTTGAAAAAATCGGATTGA
- a CDS encoding sugar phosphate nucleotidyltransferase, protein MKALILAAGFGTRLQPYTNITPKCLFPIDGRPLLDFIICNLHKAGCREIIVNTHHLPQKIETFIASQNYRIPVSTRYESQILGTGGAIKNAADFWDDNPFMVINSDIFTDISLKAVYELHLQHPYPATLVLCDDPEFNTVQVDPDGFVIAFENSRGISSPQKNSPLTFTGIQVLDPEVLALIPDNCFSGSIDMYKKLLSSHRKLKAFLAPAQSWKDIGTPERYRQTVLSRMAPRAFQRAFGKNNSHPVDYSPLAGDGSDRKWYRVSAGPRTLILADHGIRKQDAPSEVDAFVIIGRHLFESGIPVPEIFLSDAFSGLVFLEDLGDVSLQSVVRSLHDSDAICDCYQAVIDILVKLSIKGAVGFDPGWTYQTSDYNRTLILEKECRYFVDTFLNGYLNRSVSFTDLADEFSALADNALQYAVTGLMHRDLQSRNIMVKNNRYYLIDFQGGRFGPVQYDLASLMIDPYVDLPRSIQDKLLSYCFEQITAGSGISRDAFYKGYRYCTLTRNLQMLGAFGYLSRQKGKTYFEAFIPPAVQTLKHTLSMVPEEFPLLRKIVENI, encoded by the coding sequence ATGAAAGCATTGATCCTGGCTGCCGGCTTCGGCACACGGCTGCAACCCTATACGAATATTACCCCCAAGTGTTTATTTCCCATAGACGGCCGTCCGCTGTTGGACTTCATCATCTGTAATTTGCATAAAGCCGGCTGCCGGGAGATTATCGTCAACACCCACCATTTGCCCCAAAAGATTGAAACCTTCATTGCCTCGCAGAATTATCGGATTCCGGTATCCACCCGCTACGAATCCCAAATCCTGGGAACCGGCGGCGCCATTAAAAATGCCGCTGATTTCTGGGACGACAACCCCTTTATGGTCATCAACAGCGATATCTTTACGGACATCTCCCTAAAGGCCGTCTATGAGTTACATTTGCAGCATCCCTATCCGGCCACGCTGGTGCTTTGCGACGATCCGGAGTTCAATACGGTTCAGGTCGACCCGGACGGTTTTGTGATTGCGTTTGAAAATTCGAGGGGCATATCGTCGCCGCAAAAGAACAGTCCCCTCACCTTTACCGGCATCCAGGTCCTTGACCCCGAAGTGCTCGCTCTCATTCCGGACAACTGTTTTTCAGGCAGCATCGATATGTATAAAAAACTGTTGTCCTCCCACCGAAAATTGAAAGCCTTTCTTGCGCCGGCCCAGTCCTGGAAGGATATCGGCACCCCGGAGCGATACCGGCAGACCGTTCTCTCCCGAATGGCCCCCCGGGCCTTTCAACGCGCCTTTGGAAAGAACAATTCCCACCCGGTTGATTATTCCCCCTTGGCAGGCGACGGTTCAGACCGGAAATGGTATCGAGTGTCCGCCGGCCCCCGCACCCTGATACTGGCCGATCACGGCATCCGAAAACAGGATGCGCCATCCGAGGTGGATGCCTTTGTTATCATCGGCCGGCATTTGTTCGAAAGCGGGATTCCCGTACCTGAAATTTTTCTGTCCGACGCCTTCAGCGGTCTGGTCTTTCTGGAAGATCTCGGCGACGTCAGCCTGCAGAGCGTCGTCCGCAGCCTGCACGACAGCGATGCGATCTGCGACTGTTACCAGGCGGTCATCGATATCCTGGTAAAGCTGTCGATTAAAGGCGCCGTCGGCTTTGATCCCGGATGGACGTATCAGACTTCGGACTACAACCGCACCCTGATTCTTGAAAAAGAGTGCCGCTACTTTGTGGACACTTTTTTAAACGGTTATCTGAACCGCAGCGTATCTTTTACGGATTTGGCAGATGAATTCTCAGCCCTGGCCGACAACGCCCTGCAGTATGCCGTCACCGGGTTGATGCACCGGGACCTGCAATCCCGCAACATCATGGTGAAAAACAATCGGTATTATCTGATTGATTTTCAGGGTGGCCGCTTCGGACCGGTTCAGTACGATCTGGCCTCCCTGATGATCGATCCTTACGTAGATCTCCCGCGCTCGATCCAGGACAAACTTCTGAGCTACTGCTTCGAGCAGATAACGGCGGGCAGCGGGATTTCGCGGGACGCATTTTATAAAGGTTACCGCTATTGCACCCTTACCCGGAATCTTCAGATGCTGGGCGCATTCGGATACCTGAGCCGGCAAAAGGGCAAAACCTATTTTGAGGCTTTCATCCCGCCGGCCGTACAAACGTTAAAGCATACTCTCAGTATGGTTCCGGAAGAATTTCCGCTGCTGCGAAAAATCGTGGAGAACATCTAA
- a CDS encoding 1-acyl-sn-glycerol-3-phosphate acyltransferase, translated as MFKKIKKNFRNGLTTYLQGTYNHYLCYLPQKIGAFSFYILKLFYSGITLDDTQIPTLKKIEEDAIVVYVIRNKSLFEFLFYFVRYQLLKLPFPQIGFDYRVILWQPVSRLLKILLAHLDNFLVHRNRLNPYQNDYFRKELLRGRSALLSLIEEKGFYRRFVKKETDPLQFLIRMQQTTNRPILLVPQLMFFSKNPQRTILSLTDVLFGTETNPGRIRRLITLFKDPGNVFVEISEPINIKTFISSPENTDRTIEHQTLVLRRNLLLQINRHRQIITGPVLKSRIEFKENILTNESLQQYMAQYSEKRKVPIHQVQKEAEDCIDEIAAAYSPAIIRFAASLVGWITNTMFEGVSVDKDELNRLKSMYQKGPLILIPCHKSHIDYLILSYVMYLNNMPCPHVAAGKNLSFWPIGPFFRGGGAFFIRRTFGGAVLYSKVFAEYIKKLLEEGFNIELFIEGGRSRTGKLIMPKLGLLSILLDAYKNGACQDMVFVPIYIGYDRVLEEGSYLDEIEGGQKKPESFSQVIQARKFLKTRYGRIYIKFHEPISIKERLEQNNTSIAALQPKELNTLCRYLGFRIINSINKVTVVTPHALTASAILNCSRKRITFKHMMFHIETLMAHLNAQKALLADTLLVDPARAVDQVLESYVQQKLIDRIELNRQSVSGETILMLQINKRAQLEYYKNNCISFFIPAAYTALAIIAKEAFQFSAVDLYADYNFLRDFFQNEFAYDVDHPPEYVIRKTLKAFIDDAILVPHPTLPDTYNVTSIGLRKLKFFAHFLKTYFESYWIVLNYFRRYQANANSPKERIKKIQSRGLRMYKREEITLKEALSKVNYDNAINYFIAHNVKGSASTKKISHYEQNIQRFLGYLSF; from the coding sequence ATGTTTAAAAAAATTAAAAAAAATTTTAGAAACGGACTGACAACCTATCTCCAGGGGACATACAATCATTATTTGTGCTATCTCCCGCAGAAAATCGGCGCTTTTTCTTTTTACATTTTGAAGCTTTTTTATTCCGGGATAACGCTGGACGACACCCAGATCCCGACCCTGAAAAAAATAGAAGAAGACGCCATTGTCGTATATGTGATCCGAAACAAAAGTCTTTTTGAGTTTCTGTTTTACTTTGTCCGATATCAGCTTTTAAAGTTACCGTTTCCCCAAATCGGTTTTGATTACCGGGTGATTTTGTGGCAGCCGGTCTCTCGGCTGTTAAAAATTCTACTGGCCCACCTCGACAATTTTCTTGTCCATAGAAACAGGCTGAACCCTTATCAAAATGATTATTTCCGCAAGGAACTTTTAAGGGGGCGCTCCGCTTTGCTCTCGCTCATCGAGGAAAAAGGGTTTTATCGCCGATTTGTAAAAAAAGAAACCGACCCCCTTCAATTTCTGATCAGGATGCAGCAAACCACCAACCGGCCGATCCTGCTGGTGCCGCAGTTGATGTTTTTCAGTAAAAACCCGCAGCGGACGATTTTAAGCCTTACCGATGTGCTTTTCGGAACGGAAACGAATCCGGGCAGAATTCGAAGGCTCATTACCCTGTTTAAAGATCCCGGCAATGTGTTTGTGGAAATTTCCGAACCGATCAACATCAAAACATTTATATCCAGTCCGGAAAATACGGATCGCACCATTGAACATCAGACCCTGGTACTTCGCCGAAACTTACTGCTCCAGATCAACCGCCACCGCCAGATCATAACCGGACCGGTTTTAAAGTCGCGCATTGAATTTAAAGAAAATATCCTGACGAATGAAAGCCTTCAACAGTACATGGCGCAATATTCTGAAAAAAGGAAGGTTCCGATTCATCAGGTCCAAAAGGAAGCTGAAGATTGTATCGACGAAATTGCGGCCGCATACAGCCCGGCCATTATCAGGTTTGCCGCCTCCCTGGTGGGATGGATCACCAACACCATGTTTGAAGGGGTTTCGGTTGACAAGGACGAACTCAACCGGCTCAAAAGCATGTACCAGAAGGGCCCGCTAATCCTGATTCCCTGCCATAAAAGTCATATCGATTATCTGATTCTCTCCTATGTCATGTATCTCAACAATATGCCCTGCCCCCATGTAGCCGCCGGTAAAAACCTCTCTTTCTGGCCGATCGGCCCTTTTTTCAGGGGCGGCGGCGCATTTTTTATCAGAAGAACCTTTGGGGGGGCGGTCCTGTATTCAAAGGTTTTTGCGGAATATATCAAAAAACTTCTTGAAGAAGGTTTTAATATTGAACTGTTCATCGAGGGCGGTCGCAGCCGGACCGGCAAATTGATCATGCCAAAACTCGGGTTGCTCTCGATCCTGCTGGATGCATATAAAAACGGGGCCTGCCAGGATATGGTTTTTGTCCCGATCTACATCGGTTATGATCGGGTGCTGGAGGAAGGCTCCTATTTGGACGAAATCGAAGGCGGCCAGAAAAAACCGGAAAGTTTTTCCCAGGTCATTCAGGCCAGGAAGTTTTTAAAGACGCGTTATGGCAGAATCTATATCAAATTTCACGAACCCATTTCCATCAAAGAACGCCTGGAACAGAACAACACATCGATTGCCGCATTACAGCCGAAAGAGCTAAATACGCTCTGCCGCTACCTGGGATTCAGGATTATCAATTCCATCAATAAAGTGACGGTGGTCACCCCCCACGCCCTGACCGCCAGTGCGATTTTAAACTGTTCCCGCAAACGGATTACTTTCAAGCACATGATGTTTCATATTGAAACCCTCATGGCGCATTTAAACGCTCAAAAAGCTCTCCTGGCTGACACGCTCCTGGTGGATCCGGCCCGCGCCGTCGATCAGGTGTTGGAGAGTTACGTTCAACAAAAACTGATTGACCGGATTGAACTGAACAGACAAAGCGTGTCGGGTGAAACCATCTTGATGCTCCAGATTAATAAAAGGGCCCAGCTGGAATACTATAAAAACAACTGTATCTCTTTTTTTATTCCGGCGGCCTATACCGCATTGGCCATTATCGCAAAAGAAGCGTTTCAGTTTTCAGCCGTGGACCTTTATGCTGACTATAATTTTCTGCGGGATTTTTTTCAAAATGAATTTGCATACGACGTCGACCACCCTCCCGAATATGTCATCCGTAAAACCTTAAAGGCCTTTATCGACGACGCTATTCTGGTGCCGCATCCCACCCTGCCGGACACTTACAATGTCACATCGATAGGTCTCCGAAAGTTGAAATTTTTTGCGCACTTTTTAAAAACCTATTTTGAATCCTACTGGATTGTCCTGAATTATTTCCGACGTTACCAGGCCAATGCCAACAGCCCCAAGGAACGGATCAAAAAAATCCAGTCGCGCGGGTTACGGATGTACAAAAGAGAGGAGATAACCCTCAAAGAGGCGCTCTCAAAGGTCAACTACGACAATGCCATAAATTATTTCATCGCCCATAATGTCAAAGGTTCCGCCAGCACAAAAAAAATAAGCCACTATGAACAAAACATCCAGCGATTCCTGGGGTACCTGTCTTTTTAG
- a CDS encoding ribonuclease HI codes for MEQTIPSWKRMRFKTNKVWLATDSEGNPIIKNNKVLIKYQLDQDHEYWVHSGGVVPIESEPSPKKNPSGKVSTGGQPKIKVTKNKSLEDYASAIEKDVVCLFTDGASSGNPGPSGIGVVMRYGTHTKEISKPIGIATNNIAELEAIRIGLLEIKKTDLPVRIFTDSSYAQGVLVRGWKAKKNQNLIKSIQELIAAFSDIKLIKVKGHSGVIENERADFLATTALRSNNEF; via the coding sequence TTGGAGCAGACGATACCTTCCTGGAAACGCATGCGTTTTAAAACCAACAAGGTCTGGTTGGCAACGGATTCCGAGGGAAATCCTATTATTAAAAATAACAAGGTTTTGATTAAATACCAGCTGGATCAGGATCATGAGTACTGGGTCCATTCCGGGGGGGTTGTTCCGATTGAATCCGAACCATCTCCCAAGAAGAATCCATCCGGAAAGGTTTCAACCGGGGGGCAGCCGAAAATAAAAGTTACAAAAAACAAATCCCTGGAAGATTACGCGTCGGCTATCGAAAAAGATGTTGTCTGTCTATTTACAGATGGGGCTTCCTCCGGCAACCCCGGTCCATCCGGAATCGGAGTTGTCATGCGTTATGGAACCCACACAAAGGAAATATCCAAACCGATCGGAATAGCGACCAATAACATCGCCGAACTTGAAGCCATTAGAATCGGCCTGTTGGAAATCAAAAAGACCGATCTGCCTGTACGAATTTTTACGGACAGCAGCTACGCCCAAGGCGTCTTGGTGCGTGGTTGGAAGGCAAAGAAAAACCAGAATCTGATCAAATCCATTCAGGAGCTGATTGCGGCATTTAGTGATATCAAGCTTATAAAAGTTAAAGGACACAGCGGTGTGATCGAAAATGAGCGGGCGGACTTTCTGGCAACTACTGCTTTGCGCAGTAATAATGAATTCTAA
- a CDS encoding DUF1343 domain-containing protein, with product MTIVKTGLEALIASPPPWMNGQCLGLLSNPASVDRSFRHARELIGQVFPGQLKALFAPQHGFFAEKQDNMIESADMVDPVSGIPIFSLYGQTRRPTENMFKQIDILLVDLQDAGTRVYTFSTTLSYAMEAAKNWGVKVVILDRPNPVNGVTLEGNCLSPDCASFVGRYGIPMRHGMTMGELALLFKQAYGIDCDLDIIPMKGWKRAMYFRDTGLPWVAPSPNLPSPVSAMVYPGQVIWEGTNVSEGRGTTQPFEFFGAPFIDIEKLSKELAEASDTGVFLRPVAFEPTANKWQGRLCRGFQLHITNPDLYRPYRTTLKFLQAIKRLHANEFQWKPPPYEYEFERLPIDLIIGNRMIRQRIENFEDIDAIEKSWENELLAFEKMSRSCYLYH from the coding sequence ATGACTATCGTAAAAACCGGCCTTGAGGCCTTGATCGCATCCCCGCCGCCTTGGATGAATGGACAATGCCTGGGCCTTTTGAGCAATCCCGCCTCTGTTGACCGTAGCTTCCGACATGCCCGTGAGTTGATCGGGCAAGTTTTCCCGGGGCAGCTAAAGGCTTTGTTTGCGCCCCAGCATGGCTTCTTTGCTGAAAAACAGGACAATATGATCGAGTCTGCCGACATGGTCGATCCGGTCTCAGGCATTCCGATTTTCAGCCTTTACGGCCAAACACGCCGGCCCACGGAAAACATGTTTAAGCAGATTGATATCCTCCTGGTAGACTTGCAGGATGCCGGCACACGGGTGTATACGTTTTCAACCACCCTTTCTTACGCGATGGAGGCCGCGAAAAACTGGGGGGTAAAAGTGGTCATACTCGATCGCCCCAATCCGGTAAACGGCGTCACCCTGGAAGGAAACTGCCTGTCGCCGGATTGCGCTTCATTTGTGGGTCGATATGGGATACCCATGCGGCACGGGATGACCATGGGAGAACTGGCGCTGTTGTTCAAACAAGCTTATGGTATTGACTGCGACCTTGACATCATCCCCATGAAGGGCTGGAAAAGGGCCATGTATTTTAGGGATACCGGTCTTCCCTGGGTTGCACCGTCGCCCAATCTACCCTCGCCGGTTTCAGCCATGGTATATCCCGGACAGGTCATATGGGAAGGCACCAATGTCTCTGAAGGGCGGGGAACAACCCAGCCGTTTGAATTTTTCGGAGCCCCCTTTATCGACATTGAAAAGCTGTCGAAAGAACTTGCGGAAGCCTCAGATACCGGCGTCTTCCTGAGACCGGTGGCATTCGAACCCACCGCCAATAAATGGCAGGGCAGGTTGTGTCGCGGTTTTCAGCTTCACATAACAAATCCGGATCTGTACCGGCCGTATCGAACCACCCTCAAGTTCCTGCAGGCCATTAAACGCCTGCACGCCAACGAATTTCAGTGGAAGCCGCCACCCTATGAATATGAATTCGAAAGACTGCCCATCGATTTAATTATCGGCAACCGGATGATTCGGCAGCGCATCGAAAATTTCGAAGATATTGATGCCATCGAAAAATCGTGGGAGAATGAGCTGCTGGCATTTGAGAAAATGAGTAGATCCTGCTATCTGTACCATTAA
- a CDS encoding cobalamin biosynthesis protein CbiA, with the protein MEINLTGIVGIVGNYGSGKTEVSINLAVSRKRAGVDVRIADLDLVNPYFRTREANASLKDHGIDVVLPDKEYLQADLPIVSPAIAGLIRNPAQLTLLDIGGDDAGATVLSSLADHLRTQKVSLLQVVNPHRPNTDSIAGCLKIKAEIEKAARLPVTGLIGNANLIDETTVDVIYEGYEFANELAIESGLPLEFITVSTGLLPKIDMERFNCPVLVLERQLVPPWKKAFRLGVKNYAV; encoded by the coding sequence ATGGAGATCAATTTGACCGGCATTGTCGGGATTGTGGGCAATTACGGCAGCGGAAAAACGGAGGTTTCAATCAACCTGGCGGTCAGCAGAAAGCGGGCCGGTGTGGACGTTCGCATTGCCGACCTGGATCTGGTCAACCCCTATTTTCGCACCCGCGAAGCCAATGCATCGCTGAAAGATCATGGGATTGACGTGGTGCTTCCCGACAAGGAATACCTCCAGGCGGATTTGCCCATCGTGAGCCCGGCGATTGCCGGATTGATTCGAAACCCGGCGCAGTTGACCCTGCTGGACATTGGCGGCGATGATGCCGGCGCTACCGTTCTGTCAAGCCTGGCAGATCACCTCCGGACCCAGAAGGTAAGCCTGCTCCAGGTGGTGAACCCGCACCGTCCCAATACCGATTCGATTGCAGGCTGCCTGAAAATAAAGGCGGAGATTGAAAAGGCGGCAAGGCTGCCTGTCACCGGCCTGATCGGCAATGCCAATTTGATCGATGAGACAACCGTGGACGTTATTTATGAGGGGTATGAATTTGCGAATGAGCTGGCAATAGAAAGCGGTTTGCCCCTTGAATTCATTACGGTATCCACCGGATTGCTGCCAAAAATTGACATGGAGCGGTTCAACTGCCCGGTATTGGTTTTGGAAAGACAGCTGGTGCCCCCCTGGAAGAAAGCGTTCCGGTTGGGGGTAAAGAATTATGCCGTTTAA
- a CDS encoding 4Fe-4S dicluster domain-containing protein, translating into MGYQHTIDRDRCKGCSLCITVCPKNVLEIASDMNTKGYFPAYQARPEDCIHCSICCIMCPDVAITITETAEASTTEK; encoded by the coding sequence ATGGGATATCAACACACAATTGATCGCGACCGCTGCAAGGGTTGCAGTTTATGTATCACGGTATGCCCTAAAAATGTTTTGGAAATTGCATCCGACATGAACACCAAAGGGTATTTTCCCGCATACCAGGCCAGGCCGGAGGATTGCATTCACTGTTCGATCTGCTGTATCATGTGTCCGGATGTGGCCATCACCATCACTGAAACAGCGGAAGCATCAACCACGGAAAAATAA